From the genome of Lotus japonicus ecotype B-129 chromosome 6, LjGifu_v1.2, one region includes:
- the LOC130724689 gene encoding guanylate kinase 3, chloroplastic, with the protein MFRRLLYSSAPHLPIPPKPTNLYSFSLPILNSTTHNRSFHTTAKLLSSMGDARRPLSVPIPTVDKADRSELLRALEASLGSSFSSEPFSPNPNPLVIVISGPSGVGKDAVISRLRDARRGLHFVVTATSRAKRPGEVDGQDYFFVSKEEFLGMVEKDELLEYALVYGDYKGVPKQQIREYMAKGCDVVLRVDIQGAHTLRKVLGKSAVFVFLVAESEMAMVERLVERNTETAESLLVRISTAREEMKHVKNFDYVVVNAKGKLENAVKLVDSIIDAEKAKVRQRTLVL; encoded by the coding sequence ATGTTTCGCAGGCTCCTCTATTCCTCTGCCCCTCATCTTCCAATCCCACCAAAACCAACCAACCTCTACTCCTTCTCCCTCCCCATTCTCAACTCCACCACCCACAACCGCTCCTTCCACACCACCGCCAAACTCCTCTCCTCAATGGGCGACGCCCGGAGACCATTATCAGTCCCCATCCCGACCGTCGACAAAGCCGACCGCTCCGAGCTCCTCCGCGCTCTCGAAGCCTCCCTCGGCTCCTCCTTCAGCTCGGAGCCTTTCTCTCCCAACCCCAACCCTCTTGTCATCGTCATCAGCGGCCCCAGCGGCGTCGGCAAAGACGCCGTCATTTCCCGCCTCCGTGACGCCCGCCGTGGCCTCCACTTCGTCGTCACCGCCACCAGCCGCGCTAAACGCCCCGGCGAGGTTGATGGGCAGGACTACTTCTTCGTCTCCAAGGAGGAGTTTCTGGGGATGGTGGAGAAGGACGAGCTTCTGGAGTACGCGCTGGTGTATGGTGACTACAAAGGGGTGCCGAAGCAGCAGATCCGGGAGTACATGGCAAAGGGGTGTGATGTGGTTCTGAGGGTGGATATTCAGGGTGCTCACACGCTGAGGAAGGTGCTGGGGAAGTCGGCGGTGTTTGTGTTTTTGGTGGCGGAGAGTGAGATGGCGATGGTGGAGAGGCTGGTGGAGAGGAACACGGAGACGGCGGAGTCGTTGCTGGTGAGGATTAGCACGGCGAGGGAGGAGATGAAGCATGTGAAGAATTTTGATTATGTGGTGGTGAATGCCAAGGGGAAGCTTGAGAATGCTGTGAAGTTGGTGGACTCTATCATTGATGCTGAGAAAGCTAAGGTCCGTCAAAGGACGCTTGTTTTATAG
- the LOC130722567 gene encoding uncharacterized protein LOC130722567: protein MDHNRLSVEGEAEGSIHLQIHELRRLSETSKCSTMFEPRGVSIIEKRDSGADNNSLDSPTTETAPEKKLTLFALRLAVLEKAATGLGTLGFIWATVVLLGGFAITLDKTDFWFITIILLIEGARIFSRSHELEWQHQATWSISDDGIKSFRSSSSFLLQRLKSLCRPIAVIRKKRSETAEGGVVTPRYRDNATCSRTPTRTWISSDVPLLPYAKWFFLSRNISKILYWLQLLSATACVVLSSIKLVIHNYGEVAKGDTDKRNRASALNIFYALALAEALLFLTEKAYWEWKISYCELLDEVNQECELGPSGMVSIRRFFYDAYSRCVNGSIFDGLKMDMVCFAMDLLASNSPDEQLIGARILRQFAVSERFSDDTLQKIGISISVVERLVEMLNWDDHKEEEIRLSAAEILSALAGKKQNSLRIAGIPGAMESISSLLQTNRSSIPAADEIGEKKLILDHPSYGFWTFNHLGLLILKKLAHDHDNCWKIGNTRGLLPKIIEFTHAEERLLKNENVTPTQILTLKRSLQLVKMLASTTGANGKQLRKEISEIVFTISNIRDILRHGEKHPLLQKLSIEILTSLALEDEATERIGGTGGVLKELFNIFFRQSIPESQKDVTAVAGQALAMLALESKSNCHRILKLKVVERLVFALKVPLLRVNAARILRNLCIYSGSDSECFNQLKRVTAAAPTVLQAIMSEENKLQEVMVGLAANVFTFMTSSESRRVFEDSGITEAELANKLVQILKKHKYPPTKVPRIRRFVIELAIWMMKDEAENIQTFTDLGMEEVLEGVLETTSELESFNVFSGTVGLNRHNLTIHSLVETALKLLEDW, encoded by the exons ATGGATCATAATAGGCTTTCTGTAGAGGGAGAAGCAGAAGGAAGCATTCATCTACAAATTCATGAGCTTCGCAGGTTAAGCGAGACGAGCAAATGCAGCACAATGTTCGAGCCTCGAGGGGTTAGCATCATTGAAAAGAGAGACAGTGGTGCTGATAACAACTCTCTTGATTCACCAACAACAGAAACAGCACCAGAAAAGAAGCTAACCTTGTTTGCCCTGAGGCTAGCAGTGCTTGAAAAAGCAGCAACAGGGTTAGGAACTCTCGGTTTCATATGGGCAACCGTTGTCCTTCTTGGCGGCTTTGCCATCACCTTAGACAAAACCGATTTCTGGTTCATCACCATCATACTCTTGATTGAAGGAGCCAGAATCTTCAGCAGGAGCCATGAACTTGAGTGGCAGCACCAAGCCACATGGTCCATCTCAGATGATGGAATCAAAAGTTTCAGGTCCAGTTCAAGCTTTCTCTTGCAAAGACTCAAGAGCCTTTGCAGACCTATTGCAGTGATCAGGAAGAAAAGAAGTGAAACGGCGGAGGGTGGTGTTGTAACCCCGAGGTATAGGGATAATGCCACATGTTCTAGGACACCGACTCGCACTTGGATTAGCTCAGATGTTCCACTTCTACCTTATGCTAAATGGTTTTTCCTTTCAAGGAATATCAGCAAGATTCTCTATTGGCTTCAGCTTCTTTCTGCAACAGCTTGTGTGGTTCTTTCATCAATTAAGCTTGTGATACacaattatggagaggttgctAAAGGAGACACTGACAAGAGGAATAGAGCATCTGCTCTGAACATCTTTTATGCTCTGGCACTAGCAGAAGCTCTGTTGTTCTTAACTGAGAAGGCTTACTGGGAGTGGAAAATCAGCTACTGTGAGCTCTTGGATGAGGTTAACCAAGAGTGTGAGTTAGGGCCTTCAGGGATGGTTTCCATCAGAAGATTCTTTTATGATGCTTATTCAAGGTGTGTCAATGGAAGCATATTTGATGGGTTGAAGATGGACATGGTCTGTTTCGCCATGGATCTCTTGGCTTCAAATTCACCTGATGAACAGCTCATTGGGGCGAGAATTCTTCGCCAATTCGCGGTCAGTGAGCGGTTTTCTGATGACACGCTTCAGAAGATTGGAATTTCCATATCTGTGGTGGAGAGACTAGTTGAGATGTTGAATTGGGATGATCACAAGGAGGAGGAAATTAGGCTATCAGCTGCGGAGATTTTGTCAGCATTAGCCGGCAAGAAGCAGAACTCGCTCCGCATAGCCGGGATACCAGGAGCTATGGAGTCAATTTCATCTCTTCTCCAGACTAACAGGAGTTCTATACCTGCAGCTGATGAAATTGGAGAAAAGAAACTCATTTTAGATCACCCCAGTTATGGTTTCTGGACATTCAACCACTTGGGACTCCTCATTTTGAAAAAACTTGCACATGATCATGACAACTGTTGGAAGATTGGAAACACAAGAGGCCTGCTCCCAAAGATCATTGAATTCACTCATGCTGAAGAAAGGTTGCTGAAGAATGAAAATGTTACTCCAACCCAGATTCTGACACTGAAGAGATCTCTGCAGCTGGTGAAGATGCTGGCTAGCACAACAGGCGCTAATGGGAAGCAACTTAGGAAAGAGATTTCAGAGATAGTCTTCACAATCAGCAATATCAGAGACATTTTAAGGCATGGAGAGAAACACCCCTTGTTGCAGAAACTAAGCATAGAGATTTTAACCAGTCTCGCATTGGAAGATGAAGCGACGGAAAGGATTGGAGGTACAGGTGGAGTGCTTAAAGAATTGTTCAATATatttttcagacaaagcataCCTGAAAGTCAGAAAGATGTAACAGCTGTTGCTGGCCAGGCCCTAGCAATGTTGGCATTAGAAAGTAAGAGCAATTGTCATCGGATTCTGAAGTTGAAAGTAGTGGAGAGGCTGGTATTTGCATTGAAAGTTCCGCTGCTTCGCGTCAATGCTGCTAGGATTCTAAGAAACTTGTGCATCTACAGTGGATCAGATTCAGAATGCTTCAACCAGCTTAAGAGGGTTACAGCTGCAGCACCCACA GTACTTCAGGCAATCATGTCAGAAGAAAACAAGCTACAAGAAGTGATGGTTGGACTTGCAGCAAATGTTTTCACATTCATGACTTCTTCTGAATCAAGGAGAGTGTTTGAAGATTCTGGAATCACTGAGGCTGAACTAGCAAATAAATTAGTCCAGATTCTGAAGAAACACAAGTATCCACCCACAAAGGTCCCAAGGATAAGGAGATTCGTGATAGAGCTGGCGATTTGGATGATGAAAGACGAAGCAGAAAATATACAAACTTTCACGGATCTGGGAATGGAGGAGGTGCTGGAGGGTGTCCTAGAgaccacatcagagcttgaaaGCTTTAATGTTTTCTCTGGTACTGTGGGATTGAACCGGCACAATCTAACCATTCACTCACTGGTTGAGACAGCATTGAAGTTGTTGGAAGATTGGTAA
- the LOC130722569 gene encoding elongation factor Tu, mitochondrial-like — protein sequence MASVAFRNPNSKHLLLPFRFISQYHSSLSHETHTTSQNNSFCSNAPPSSLRRSMATFTRTKPHLNVGTIGHVDHGKTTLTAAITKVLADEGKAKAIAFEEIDKAPEEKKRGITIATAHVEYETAKRHYAHVDCPGHADYVKNMITGAAQMDGGILVVSAPDGPMPQTKEHILLARQVGVPSLVCFLNKIDAVDDPELLELVEMELRELLSFYKFPGDEIPIVRGSALSALQGTNEELGRKAILKLMDAVDGYISDPVRQLDKPFLMPIEDVFSIQGRGTVVTGRVEQGTVKVGEEVEILGLTQGGPLKTTVTGVEMFKKILDRGEAGDNVGLLLRGLKRDDVQRGMVVSKPGALKAYKKFEAEIYVLSKDEGGRHTAFFSNYKPQFYLRTADITGTVQLPDNVKMVMPGDNVSATFELISPVPLETGQRFALREGGRTVGAGVVSKVIS from the exons ATGGCTTCCGTTGCTTTCAGAAACCCAAATTCTAAGCACCTTCTACTCCCTTTCCGTTTCATATCTCAATACCATTCTTCACTCAGCCATGAAACTCACACCACATCCCAAAACAACTCCTTCTGCAGCAATGCACCTCCATCTTCTCTTCGGAGATCCATGGCCACTTTCACTCGAAC AAAGCCCCATCTTAATGTTGGCACCATTGGGCATGTAGATCATGGAAAAACCACACTAACTGCTGCTATTACAAAG GTGCTAGCTGATGAAGGTAAAGCCAAAGCCATTGCCTTTGAGGAGATAGACAAGGCTCCTGAAGAGAAAAAGAGAGGAATTACTATTGCTACA GCTCATGTGGAGTATGAGACAGCAAAGAGGCATTATGCCCATGTTGATTGTCCAGGACATGCTGACTATGTCAAG AACATGATAACTGGAGCTGCACAAATGGATGGTGGAATCCTTGTTGTTTCTGCTCCTGATGGGCCAATGCCTCAAACAAAAGAACACATACTGCTTGCTCGTCAG GTTGGTGTTCCATCACTGGTCTGCTTTCTAAACAAGATAGATGCTGTTGATGACCCAGAGTTACTTGAACTTGTGGAAATGGAGCTTCGTG AACTACTTAGTTTCTACAAATTTCCCGGAGATGAGATCCCAATTGTACGCGGTTCAGCCCTGTCTGCCTTGCAGGGGACCAATGAAGAACTTGGAAGGAAGGCTATCTTAAAACTAATGGATGCTGTGGATGGATACATTTCTGATCCTGTGCGGCAGCTTGATAAGCCTTTCCTAATGCCAATAGAAGATGTTTTCTCCATTCAA GGGCGTGGAACTGTTGTGACTGGTCGTGTTGAACAAGGCACCGTCAAAGTTGGTGAGGAGGTTGAAATATTGGGACTGACACAG GGTGGACCTTTGAAGACTACTGTAACTGGTGTGGAAATGTTTAAGAAAATTTTGGATCGGGGGGAA GCTGGTGATAATGTGGGACTTCTTCTACGAGGTCTGAAGCGTGACGATGTACAAAGGGGAATG GTTGTCTCCAAGCCTGGTGCACTGAAAGCGTATAAGAAGTTTGAAGCCGAGATTTATGTCCTCTCGAAAGATGAAGGTGGCCGTCATACTGCTTTTTTCTCTAACTATAAGCCTCAGTTTTACTTGAGGACTGCAGATATTACAGGAACAGTGCAATTACCTGACAATGTTAAGATGGTTATGCCTGGTGATAACGTGTCTGCAACTTTTGAGCTGATTTCACCTGTTCCTCTTGAAACAG GACAAAGATTTGCTTTGAGAGAGGGAGGCAGGACAGTTGGTGCAGGAGTTGTCTCCAAAGTGATTTCCTAG
- the LOC130722568 gene encoding uncharacterized protein LOC130722568 isoform X2, whose protein sequence is MEQLANFIIRPPRAEYDPKNDLLEHEFMLKGKLFQRKDVEIKNSHGIVLQCSHYIPIVSPDGKPLPCVIYCHGNSGCRVDASEAAVVLLPSNITVFTMDFSGSGISGGEHVTLGCNEKDDLRAVVNYLRTDGNVSRIGLWGRSMGAVTSLMYGAEDPSIAGMVLDSPFSVLVDLMMELVDTYSVRLPKFTVKFAIQYMRKTIQKKAKFDIMDLNTLKAAKSCYIPALLGHAIDDDFIRPHHSDRILDAYMGDKSMIKFEGDHNSPRPQFYFDSINIFFHNVLQPPEDEVGESFFDIMNGYFGKDIWRSVHELGGGNEPSSEDKEPSSSVVDANKQVLSKRPMSRMKEEKCDELSSSSAMISFELSDGRLYDPSVPTTSDNDQYVEFQLDDLAGFPSNTVEEEKMLMEAVTESLKDQEIKNPSEEQPPCLSSRAAPPPSTFDTSSVTESGNSTESASACSDSSSLKNSSENDISHKTKATLTVIRNPSNHVVNGLIRRWDFNFFRNCHNR, encoded by the exons ATGGAACAGCTTGCCAACTTCATCATTCGCCCACCAAG AGCTGAATATGATCCAAAAAATGATTTGCTGGAGCACGAGTTCATGTTAAAAGGGAAATTGTTTCAACGGAAGGATGTGGAG ATAAAAAACAGCCATGGTATTGTTCTTCAATGCAGTCATTACATTCCTATAGTCAGTCCTGATGGAAAGCCTCTGCCGTGTGTAATATATTGCCATGGAAACAG TGGATGCAGGGTAGATGCCAGTGAAGCTGCTGTAGTTTTACTTCCTTCAAATATTACAGTTTTTACTATGGATTTCTCAGGATCTGGAATTTCTGGAGGGGAGCATGTCACTCTTGGTTGTAATGAA AAGGATGATCTGAGGGCTGTGGTCAACTATCTGCGGACCGATGGAAATGTCTCTCGCATTGGATTATGGGGACGCTCAATGGGTGCTGTGACTAG CCTGATGTATGGAGCTGAAGATCCTTCAATTGCAGGGATGGTTTTAGACAGTCCCTTCTCTGTTTTGGTTGATTTGATGATGGAACTTGTAGATACATACAGTGTTCGTCTACCAAAATTCACA GTGAAATTCGCAATTCAATACATGCGAAAAACAATCCAGAAGAAGGCAAAATTCGACATAATGGACTTGAACACCCTTAAG GCAGCAAAATCTTGTTACATTCCTGCTCTACTAGGGCATGCCATTGATGATGATTTTATACGTCCTCATCACTCAGATCGTATACTTGATGCTTACATG GGAGACAAAAGCATGATTAAATTTGAAGGCGATCACAACTCTCCGCGTCCTCAGTTCTATTTTGATTCCATAAACATCTTTTTTCACAATGTTTTGCAACCTCCAGAAGATGAGGTTGGGGAATCATTTTTTGACATTATGAATGGTTACTTTGGTAAG GACATTTGGAGATCTGTGCATGAATTAGGCGGCGGCAATGAACCATCATCTGAAGACAAAG AACCATCAAGTAGTGTTGTCGATGCCAATAAGCAAGTCCTTTCAAAAAGACCAATGAGTAGGATGAAG GAAGAGAAATGTGATGaactctcctcctcctcagCTATGATTAGCTTTGAACTATCAGATGGTCGTCTCTACGATCCCAGTGTTCCGACCACGTCAGATAATGATCAGTATGTGGAATTTCAACTTGATGACCTTGCAGGCTTTCCATCCAATAcagttgaagaagaaaaa ATGTTGATGGAAGCAGTGACAGAGTCATTGAAAGACCAGGAAATTAAAAATCCGTCGGAAGAACAACCACCATGTCTCTCATCAAGAgcagcaccaccaccatcgaCATTCGACACATCATCAGTCACTGAGTCTGGCAATAGTACAGAAAGTGCTTCTGCTTGTAGTGATTCTTCTAGCCTAAAAAATTCATCAGAAAATGACATATCACATAAGACCAAAGCCACATTAACTGTCATTAGGAATCCATCAAACCATGTCGTGAACGGATTAATTCGCCGTTGGGACTTCAACTTTTTCAGAAACTGTCATAACCGATAA
- the LOC130722568 gene encoding uncharacterized protein LOC130722568 isoform X1 → MMPAAPGTESPVSAWLTATTTFSLSYFPFKFCFFVVCCCFQQKKNSWKEAKKNNKDKSLLANFIIRPPRAEYDPKNDLLEHEFMLKGKLFQRKDVEIKNSHGIVLQCSHYIPIVSPDGKPLPCVIYCHGNSGCRVDASEAAVVLLPSNITVFTMDFSGSGISGGEHVTLGCNEKDDLRAVVNYLRTDGNVSRIGLWGRSMGAVTSLMYGAEDPSIAGMVLDSPFSVLVDLMMELVDTYSVRLPKFTVKFAIQYMRKTIQKKAKFDIMDLNTLKAAKSCYIPALLGHAIDDDFIRPHHSDRILDAYMGDKSMIKFEGDHNSPRPQFYFDSINIFFHNVLQPPEDEVGESFFDIMNGYFGKDIWRSVHELGGGNEPSSEDKEPSSSVVDANKQVLSKRPMSRMKEEKCDELSSSSAMISFELSDGRLYDPSVPTTSDNDQYVEFQLDDLAGFPSNTVEEEKMLMEAVTESLKDQEIKNPSEEQPPCLSSRAAPPPSTFDTSSVTESGNSTESASACSDSSSLKNSSENDISHKTKATLTVIRNPSNHVVNGLIRRWDFNFFRNCHNR, encoded by the exons ATGATGCCAGCAGCACCAGGTACAGAATCACCTGTATCTGCTTGGttgacagcaacaacaacatttTCATTATCTTATTTTCCATTTAAGttctgtttttttgttgtttgttgttgtttccAACAAAAGAAGAACAGTTGGAAGGAAGCAAAAAAGAACAACAAAGACAAGAGCCTG CTTGCCAACTTCATCATTCGCCCACCAAG AGCTGAATATGATCCAAAAAATGATTTGCTGGAGCACGAGTTCATGTTAAAAGGGAAATTGTTTCAACGGAAGGATGTGGAG ATAAAAAACAGCCATGGTATTGTTCTTCAATGCAGTCATTACATTCCTATAGTCAGTCCTGATGGAAAGCCTCTGCCGTGTGTAATATATTGCCATGGAAACAG TGGATGCAGGGTAGATGCCAGTGAAGCTGCTGTAGTTTTACTTCCTTCAAATATTACAGTTTTTACTATGGATTTCTCAGGATCTGGAATTTCTGGAGGGGAGCATGTCACTCTTGGTTGTAATGAA AAGGATGATCTGAGGGCTGTGGTCAACTATCTGCGGACCGATGGAAATGTCTCTCGCATTGGATTATGGGGACGCTCAATGGGTGCTGTGACTAG CCTGATGTATGGAGCTGAAGATCCTTCAATTGCAGGGATGGTTTTAGACAGTCCCTTCTCTGTTTTGGTTGATTTGATGATGGAACTTGTAGATACATACAGTGTTCGTCTACCAAAATTCACA GTGAAATTCGCAATTCAATACATGCGAAAAACAATCCAGAAGAAGGCAAAATTCGACATAATGGACTTGAACACCCTTAAG GCAGCAAAATCTTGTTACATTCCTGCTCTACTAGGGCATGCCATTGATGATGATTTTATACGTCCTCATCACTCAGATCGTATACTTGATGCTTACATG GGAGACAAAAGCATGATTAAATTTGAAGGCGATCACAACTCTCCGCGTCCTCAGTTCTATTTTGATTCCATAAACATCTTTTTTCACAATGTTTTGCAACCTCCAGAAGATGAGGTTGGGGAATCATTTTTTGACATTATGAATGGTTACTTTGGTAAG GACATTTGGAGATCTGTGCATGAATTAGGCGGCGGCAATGAACCATCATCTGAAGACAAAG AACCATCAAGTAGTGTTGTCGATGCCAATAAGCAAGTCCTTTCAAAAAGACCAATGAGTAGGATGAAG GAAGAGAAATGTGATGaactctcctcctcctcagCTATGATTAGCTTTGAACTATCAGATGGTCGTCTCTACGATCCCAGTGTTCCGACCACGTCAGATAATGATCAGTATGTGGAATTTCAACTTGATGACCTTGCAGGCTTTCCATCCAATAcagttgaagaagaaaaa ATGTTGATGGAAGCAGTGACAGAGTCATTGAAAGACCAGGAAATTAAAAATCCGTCGGAAGAACAACCACCATGTCTCTCATCAAGAgcagcaccaccaccatcgaCATTCGACACATCATCAGTCACTGAGTCTGGCAATAGTACAGAAAGTGCTTCTGCTTGTAGTGATTCTTCTAGCCTAAAAAATTCATCAGAAAATGACATATCACATAAGACCAAAGCCACATTAACTGTCATTAGGAATCCATCAAACCATGTCGTGAACGGATTAATTCGCCGTTGGGACTTCAACTTTTTCAGAAACTGTCATAACCGATAA
- the LOC130722568 gene encoding uncharacterized protein LOC130722568 isoform X3: MLKGKLFQRKDVEIKNSHGIVLQCSHYIPIVSPDGKPLPCVIYCHGNSGCRVDASEAAVVLLPSNITVFTMDFSGSGISGGEHVTLGCNEKDDLRAVVNYLRTDGNVSRIGLWGRSMGAVTSLMYGAEDPSIAGMVLDSPFSVLVDLMMELVDTYSVRLPKFTVKFAIQYMRKTIQKKAKFDIMDLNTLKAAKSCYIPALLGHAIDDDFIRPHHSDRILDAYMGDKSMIKFEGDHNSPRPQFYFDSINIFFHNVLQPPEDEVGESFFDIMNGYFGKDIWRSVHELGGGNEPSSEDKEPSSSVVDANKQVLSKRPMSRMKEEKCDELSSSSAMISFELSDGRLYDPSVPTTSDNDQYVEFQLDDLAGFPSNTVEEEKMLMEAVTESLKDQEIKNPSEEQPPCLSSRAAPPPSTFDTSSVTESGNSTESASACSDSSSLKNSSENDISHKTKATLTVIRNPSNHVVNGLIRRWDFNFFRNCHNR, translated from the exons ATGTTAAAAGGGAAATTGTTTCAACGGAAGGATGTGGAG ATAAAAAACAGCCATGGTATTGTTCTTCAATGCAGTCATTACATTCCTATAGTCAGTCCTGATGGAAAGCCTCTGCCGTGTGTAATATATTGCCATGGAAACAG TGGATGCAGGGTAGATGCCAGTGAAGCTGCTGTAGTTTTACTTCCTTCAAATATTACAGTTTTTACTATGGATTTCTCAGGATCTGGAATTTCTGGAGGGGAGCATGTCACTCTTGGTTGTAATGAA AAGGATGATCTGAGGGCTGTGGTCAACTATCTGCGGACCGATGGAAATGTCTCTCGCATTGGATTATGGGGACGCTCAATGGGTGCTGTGACTAG CCTGATGTATGGAGCTGAAGATCCTTCAATTGCAGGGATGGTTTTAGACAGTCCCTTCTCTGTTTTGGTTGATTTGATGATGGAACTTGTAGATACATACAGTGTTCGTCTACCAAAATTCACA GTGAAATTCGCAATTCAATACATGCGAAAAACAATCCAGAAGAAGGCAAAATTCGACATAATGGACTTGAACACCCTTAAG GCAGCAAAATCTTGTTACATTCCTGCTCTACTAGGGCATGCCATTGATGATGATTTTATACGTCCTCATCACTCAGATCGTATACTTGATGCTTACATG GGAGACAAAAGCATGATTAAATTTGAAGGCGATCACAACTCTCCGCGTCCTCAGTTCTATTTTGATTCCATAAACATCTTTTTTCACAATGTTTTGCAACCTCCAGAAGATGAGGTTGGGGAATCATTTTTTGACATTATGAATGGTTACTTTGGTAAG GACATTTGGAGATCTGTGCATGAATTAGGCGGCGGCAATGAACCATCATCTGAAGACAAAG AACCATCAAGTAGTGTTGTCGATGCCAATAAGCAAGTCCTTTCAAAAAGACCAATGAGTAGGATGAAG GAAGAGAAATGTGATGaactctcctcctcctcagCTATGATTAGCTTTGAACTATCAGATGGTCGTCTCTACGATCCCAGTGTTCCGACCACGTCAGATAATGATCAGTATGTGGAATTTCAACTTGATGACCTTGCAGGCTTTCCATCCAATAcagttgaagaagaaaaa ATGTTGATGGAAGCAGTGACAGAGTCATTGAAAGACCAGGAAATTAAAAATCCGTCGGAAGAACAACCACCATGTCTCTCATCAAGAgcagcaccaccaccatcgaCATTCGACACATCATCAGTCACTGAGTCTGGCAATAGTACAGAAAGTGCTTCTGCTTGTAGTGATTCTTCTAGCCTAAAAAATTCATCAGAAAATGACATATCACATAAGACCAAAGCCACATTAACTGTCATTAGGAATCCATCAAACCATGTCGTGAACGGATTAATTCGCCGTTGGGACTTCAACTTTTTCAGAAACTGTCATAACCGATAA